Proteins from one Bos indicus x Bos taurus breed Angus x Brahman F1 hybrid chromosome 19, Bos_hybrid_MaternalHap_v2.0, whole genome shotgun sequence genomic window:
- the LOC113878068 gene encoding kinesin-like protein KIF19: protein MQLPAHLALQPTQLSRPKMHVAGPRPGENHTEEQRMPVVGHLTPTIRPLGKTTLPMAKVKLPPCQSLGPEDTSPVAAPSNPGDVSERVARMPRLPYGTSTQGKNGRLGHN from the exons ATGCAGCTCCCAGCTCATCTGGCTCTCCAGCCAACGCAGCTGTCCCGCCCCAAGATGCACGTTGCTGGACCCCGGCCTGGGGAGAATCACACCGAAGAACAGAGGATGCCAGTGGTTGGACACCTGACCCCTACCATCAGACCCCTGGGAAAGACCACACTGCCTATGGCCAAGGTCAAACTCCCTCCGTGCCAGAGCTTGG GCCCCGAGGACACCTCCCCTGTCGCTGCCCCCTCCAACCCAGGGGATGTTTCCGAACGGGTTGCTCGGATGCCCCGCCTGCCCTATGGCACAAGCACTCAAGGCAAAAATGGACGCTTAGGGCACAACTGA